AAGTGGGGCCCAGATCGTCATAAGAGGATCCTCCTCAGTAGCCGGTAACAACCAACCCCTGGTCGTAGTGGATGGAGTTCCCTTAGAGCAAACTTCCAGCCGTCAATACGGCAATGGACTTTCTGAAATCAGCCCAGACAACATCAAGGAAATGAACATCCTGAAGGGAGCCACAGCTGCTGCTCTTTACGGGTCCAGAGCTGCCAATGGCGTCATCATGATCACTACTAAAAATGGGTCTGACACCAAGGGACTGGGCATAGAATTCAACAGCAACATGACTTTTGACAACCCGCTGGTGAAACCTGATTTTCAAAACACCTATGGAGGCGGTGCAGGCTATCGCACCTGGTATGTGGATGGTAGAAATGGATTTGACGCGGATGGAATCCGGGGGACTGCGGGCGTAGACGAAAGCTGGGGAGCACCTATGGATGGCAGAATGGTGCCCTTATGGTATTCTGCTCCGGAGCGAGTTGCCTTATTACCCCAGCCAAATAACTGGGAGGAATTCTGGGAAACCGGTCAGAGCATCTCAAACTCAGTGGCACTTTCCGGAGGAAATGAGCAAGGAAGCTTTCGTGTAGCAATAGGGAGATTAGACCAGACCAGCATCATGGCTGACAATGACTACTTCCGAAACAATTTCAAACTCAACACCTCATATAAGTTCATCCCTGAACTTCAGATGAGTGTAAATGCCGAATACATCAAATCTGGCTCTGACAACAGAGGCTTTACAGGCAGTCAGGATTTCATCTGGGCACATAGACACACCGAATACGATAAACTAAAAAACTGGGAAGACTATTACGAAATCCAAAGGCTCACCTTCCGGGATGGTGATGATTATCCTTATGCCAACTGGCAACACGAGTACTTCTCCAATCCTTTCTACAACCAGAAATACCTTCCAAACTCCAATGAGAAGGACAGACTGGTAGGTAGTGTAGCCTTATCCTATGACCTGGGCGAAAACTTCAATATCATGGCCAGAACAGGGACAGATTACTGGACTGACACCCGCATTAACATCAACAGAGCAGAAAGCACGAAAAACAACGTCAAGAGATTTGGCGCCTATTCTGAAAATGTGTACTCCAGCCAGGAAACCAATAGTGACATCATCATCACTTTTGACAAGGACATCACACCAAGGCTATCATTGAAAGTACAGGGAGGGGCTATTAACCGGGTAAATAATTACAAAAGCACCTCAGTAAGTGTAGGAGAACTGACCATAGATGGGTTGTATAACCTTGGCAACTACGCCAGTCCGGTCACACCATCCAGCACCATTAGAGAACAAGTAGTCAATAGTGTTTTTGGCTCAGCACAATTTGGATTTAATAACTACCTGTTCCTGGATGTGACCGGAAGAAACGACTGGTCCAGTACTTTACCCACTTCGGACAATTCATTCTTTTACCCTTCCGCAGCACTGAGTGCCGTTTTAACAGATATTTTCGATGTGCAGTCAGGCTGGTTGTCTTTTGCAAAAGTAAGAGCAAGTTTGGCGCAAGTAGGAAATGATGCAGACCCCTATTTGTTGAATCAGGTTTACTCTTCAGAGGGACTTTGGGCGGGCACTACTCCTACCTATTCCGAGTCCAATGAAATTGCAAACCGAAACCTGAAGCCAGAAATCACCACCGGAAAAGAGGTAGGCGTAGATCTTAGATTCTTCGAAGGAAGAGTAGGCGTAGACTTCACTTATTACCACCAGTCTACTGTAAATCAAATCCTTGCAGTATCAATCTCCACAGCATCCGGCTACAGCAGCCAAATCCTGAATGCCGGAGAAATAACCAACCAAGGAGTAGAATTGACGATAAATGCCACTCCATTCAATACCGCTTCAGGATTTAGTTGGTATACCGCCCTGAATTTCTCCAGAAACAGAAACCAGGTAGTAGAACTGGCTGAGGGCCTTGAAAACTACATTTTAGGCTCACAAAACTCACTGACTTCAGAAGCCAGAGTAGGGCAGCCATACGGTTCGCTTTACGGCAGAAGATACCTGCGTAGCCCAGAGGGCGAGTTGATTTATAATAATGGACTACCAGTCCTGGAAGAAGGGACATTCATAGTCGGTAACATTCAGCCGGATTGGCTTGGAGGCTGGACTAACTCCTTTGCCTACAAAGGCATAGAGCTCAACACGCTGATCGATGTGAAAATGGGCGGGGATATTTTCGACGTGGGAACTGGACTGGCCAGAAAAACAGGTCAGTATATAGAAACCGAAGCCGGTCGAGAGGAAGGCGTAATAGGAAATGGAGTCATGAACATAGGTACTGCAGAAGATCCAGTGTATGTCCCAAATGATGTGATAGCCAACGCAACCACCTTTTGGAACTCGCAAAACCCGAGAACCTATCATGAATCAGGGATTTTTGATGGCACCTATGTCAAGCTTCGCGAACTATCTCTAGGCTATGTATTCCCAAAAAACTTCCTAGGAAACAGCTTCATCCAGTCCATGAAATTGTCATTTGTAGGCCGAAACCTAGCTATCCTATACAAGAACCACCCTCACATGGATCCTGAAGTGGATATGAAAGGCGGCAATGCCCAAGGCTTTGCCTATGGCCAGATGCCAACTACCAGAAGTTTAGGATTCAACTTAAACGTGACTTTTTAATCCAACCATCTACCTGTAAAGAACTAATCACATGAAATCGAGCATGACTAAAAAGCGACATTCTGCCATACTAGCGCGCAATGCGAGATTTCATCTGACCTTTTAAAAACAAATTATAAACAGATGAAAAGAATATATCAATATACGACCGCTATTCTCCTTCTGACTTTTGGTACGATGACTTCCTGTACCAAAGATTTTGAAGAGATCAATACTGACCCAAACAACCCCGTATCCATCTCACCTTCTCTGCTTTTGCCAAACGCAATTCAAACGGTAGTAGACCGATATTGGGGTCATAGCACTCGCTATCAGCGATTGAACATAGATGCGGCAATGTGCTGGATACAGCACTTGTCAAGAAACATCTACATCAATGCTGAGGGAGACAGCTACGAAATCCCACTGACCATTTCATCTGGGACCTGGAACAGTATTTACAACGAATCCCTGATCAATTTTGAACGGGTAAAAACGCTCTCGGCACCGGGATCTTCTTTTGAAAACGCCAATTATCAAGGCATTGCCATGACCATGCAGTCTTTTGCCTTTGCTTATCTGACAGATGTTTTTGGCCCCATCCCCTACACTGAAGCGCTACAAGGTACAGGCGAAGAACCTATCAACTCTCCTAAATATGACTCGCAGGAGGAAATCTATGCCGGAATCCTCAATGAACTGATGGAAGCAAATGACTTGCTGTCTACGGATGGACCTACCGTGGAAGGTGACATTCTCTTCAACGGAGACATCATGAAATGGAAGCGCTTTGCCAATTCTCTGACTCTTCGAATTGCCAATAGACAAGCCAGCCAAAAGCCGGCCGAATCCCGAGCTATAATGGCTCAGATTCTAGGTGACCCGAGCAAGTATCCCGTTTTCGAAAATGTAGAACAGGCAGCAGAACTACATCACTTTGATGTGATAGGCAGTAGAAACAAAATGTTTGATGTTTTCTCTACCCGGTCTGACTGGAACATCAGCAGTACCTTGATAGACAAATTACTGGAGCTGGATGATGAGCGGATTACCGTGTATGCCCAGCCTTTGGAAGACGGTTCCTATGCAGGCCTGCCTAATGGACTCACTGATGCTGCAGCAGGAACTTATAACGCTTCCAGAATCGGATTGAAATACCTAGACCCTACCGCTCCGAGCGTACTAATGACCTATGCGGAACTGGAGTTTATCAAAGCGGAAGCTGCGCTAGATGGAGACATCGAAGGTGATGCTGCTGAATATCTGGAGAGCGCCATCAAAGCCTCATTTAGACAGCAAGGTTTGATCATGCCGGATGACTATATGAGCAGAATAGGCGGAGTGACTAAAGAAAGCATCATGACGCAAAAATGGATAGCCCTATTCGGACAAGGGGTAGAAGCCTGGAACGAATACCGTAGAACTGGCTATCCGGTGATGCCACCCCCAAATCCTAATGCAGTTTTCTCAAATGAAGGGGTTTTACCTACCAGAATTGAATACCCAAGTTCTGAATACTCTCTGAACAAGACGAACCTAGACGAAGGCATCAGCAAACTGGGCGGGTCAGACAATATGAGAACACCTCTATGGTGGGTAGAATAATCCAATCAATCTCCAAAACTCAACAGACATTCCTATGAAAAACTCTATTAATAGATTATTGGCAATTGGAGCAGTAGTCTCCATGATATTCACTCAGTCCTGCGTGGAAACTGAGGAATTGGTCACTCCCAATGTGGCCGCCCCGGTTCTGATTTTATTTGAAGGCAATTCCTTCTCACCGGAATCTCCGGTAACTGTGGCTTCCAAGTTTTTGGAACTGGACAAAACAAACATTCTGGACCACACCCAGGGGATAGATTCCATCCCGGTATCTAATCTCGATATAGCGGTATTTATCAACAATACCACTGCGGTTGCCAGTCTGCTCACGGATGCAGCCGGTGCTGCCGAACTGGTGGTTTCCTGGTCCGAGCTAGGGCTATCTGAACCTACCTCAGGAAGCCAGGTACGACTGGAGTTTGTGGGCGAATACAAGGACATCCCTTTTCGGAAATACCACACCGTCAGAGTAAACTAAGCGCATTTATACATTAAAACTATTTGACTCTAACCTAAACACAAGATCATGAATCACACATTTAACAGAAGAACTTGGATCAAATCCAGCCTGATGGCCATGGGCTCAATGGCTTTGGCACCTGCATTTGCTTCCGCAAAAAATAAATCAATGGCTGTCTATCAGCCAGAATCCATCCTGAATGAGCATATCCCGGCATTTAATTTTGATGAGGCTAGACTGGTAGCCAAATTAAACGCTAACGAAAATCCTTACGGCCCCTCACCCAAAGTCATCAAGGCAATCTCCGACTCAATTTCCTTAGGCAACAGATACGGTCATGGAGAAGCAAGAGAGCTGCTGACCATGATCGCAGAAAAAGAAGGCGTAAGCCCTGATCACATCATGCTCTCTCCTGGTTCTTCGGATATTTTGGAGAAAGTGGCATTTGTCCAGTTTATGAATGGAGGAAACGTAGTCTCTGCAGATCCATCCTACATGTCACTGATGAACACCGCACAAAAACTGGGGGCTACCTGGAAACCCACCTTACTGACAAAGGACTTTCAGCACGATCTGGATGCTATGGAAGCTGCTGTAGATTCCGAGACTAATCTGGTCTATATCTGTAATCCAAACAACCCAACCGGATCGATCACTGATGCTACCAAACTTCGTGCATTCTGTTCCAAAGTCTCCGAGAAAACCCCGGTTTTTATTGACGAAGCCTATTTGGAATTTCTGGACAATCCTGAGAAAAGTTCAATGGTAGGCCTAGTAGCGGAAGGCAAGGATGTCATCATAGCCAGAACATTCTCTAAAATCCACGGAATGGCCGGCCTGAGAATCGGCTATATGGTGGCCCAGCCTGAACGGATCGAAAGCATCACTTCCAAAGTACGAAGTACCATGGGGCTATGCGTGACTTCTCTCAATGGAGCTATTGCCAGCTTAAAAGAAGAATCCTTTCTGAGCAGCTGTCGCGATATGAACACCGCTTGCAGAGAATATACCAAAGGAGAAATCGCAGCCATGGGATACGATATCATCCCATCCCATACCAGCTTTATGATCTTCCCATTGAGAATGGAGGGACAGCCATTTATGAAGGGAATGTATGATAGCGGAGTAGGCATACGGGTATTCAATATCGACAACAAACCTTGGTGCCGGGTAAGTATGGGCACCAAAGAGGAGATGGAAATCTTCGTCGATGCCTTCAAGAAAGTAACAGCATAGAACTAATTACAATATGAGTATTGCACTTCAAAAAACCTTATCGCTGATTCTTCTAATAGTTATTGGACTATTTCTTCAAAAAAAACTCCAAAGTGAAGATCAGAAAAAGGGTTTAAAAACAATCATACTCAACATCGCACTGCCAGCCATGATTTTCGTCGCTTTGCTGAAGATCGAAATCAATCCGGATTTAATGATACTACCGGTTTTGGCTTTGATTTTCAACATAGTGATGATTCTGGTCACGCGTTATGCACTACCGCTTTTTGGAGTGAAGGGAGATACCCCAGCCATGCGTACGCTGATGCTGCTTCTCCCCTCTTTGGCTCCTGGGCTCACCTGCTTCCCCTTTATAGTGGAATATCTCGGTGATGACGTGCTGGCCTGGGCAGCGCTTTCTGATATTGGAAATAAGATTTTTGTGCTCATTCTAGCTTATATGCTGGCTATGTCCTGGTATTACAAGAATCAAAGCCTGAAATCCAAATCCAATACTCAGAAAATCAAACAGCTGCTTCTGGCCATGGTCAGCGAACCCATCAACATGGTGATCCTAGTAGCTATTGGCTTGCTCAGTTTGGGTATCAACATGGATAATTTACCGGGTTTTCTCAGTGCCTCGGTACTGATGATGAAGGACATGATGACTCCCTTGGTCTTGATTTTCATAGGAATCGCAGTCATATTCAAGTGGGATCAGCTAAGGATGATTGCTTCTTTGCTCACTTTCAGAGCAGGGATCACTTTTCTGATTTCCGGATTGTTTATCTGGCTGGTTCCCATGCCTTCAGAGGCGGCTATCCTACTCGCAGTGGTTTTTCCACAGAGTGCAGTCAGCTTCTGGCCGTTTGCACACATGTCGGCAGTACGCAAGCTGGAGCATGAAAACGAAGACCAGAAAAGCAATCCCACATTCGATCTGGAACTTGGGGTCAATGTGCTGGCAGTATCCATGCCATTCAGCACCCTGCTCATTTTAGGGGTATTCACCTCTGGATCCTATTTCTTAAATCCCGTTCACGTAATTTCCATAGGCAGTATTATGATCGGAGCAGCCGTATTGCCAAAGGCAATCGCATTGGTGAAAAGCGCAGATTTCAGCTGGGAAAACCTGAGAGGAAAAGAACTTAAAGACAGTTCGGTAGAACAATAGCTAAGGGTTAGTTATACAATAGGTTTAACTTTGGAAATGCCCGGGTATTGCCCGGGTTTTTTTGCTTTTTGAAAAAAGAAGAGGTTTGCAGATCTTCCATATTTACCCTTAAATTGTCCTTTAAAAACCCCAATATGCCTAAA
This genomic window from Algoriphagus sp. TR-M9 contains:
- a CDS encoding AEC family transporter, coding for MSIALQKTLSLILLIVIGLFLQKKLQSEDQKKGLKTIILNIALPAMIFVALLKIEINPDLMILPVLALIFNIVMILVTRYALPLFGVKGDTPAMRTLMLLLPSLAPGLTCFPFIVEYLGDDVLAWAALSDIGNKIFVLILAYMLAMSWYYKNQSLKSKSNTQKIKQLLLAMVSEPINMVILVAIGLLSLGINMDNLPGFLSASVLMMKDMMTPLVLIFIGIAVIFKWDQLRMIASLLTFRAGITFLISGLFIWLVPMPSEAAILLAVVFPQSAVSFWPFAHMSAVRKLEHENEDQKSNPTFDLELGVNVLAVSMPFSTLLILGVFTSGSYFLNPVHVISIGSIMIGAAVLPKAIALVKSADFSWENLRGKELKDSSVEQ
- a CDS encoding SusC/RagA family TonB-linked outer membrane protein; translated protein: MLIKFTRLLLVAGVSGVLVLPPSAQGQTFAKLDKDPPTATAQVGPKKLESAIKELEDLYAISIAYPAPLAELEAKIPAAINTKLSAEENLARILKGSQINYKKGAGNFYMLEKSNATSLAPSTTARVKPKIEAVERTIEGLVLDDTDTPIPGASVLIKGTMIGVVTDVDGKFTLTIPDENSEAVLAVSFIGFTTQEIPIGTTSNFTIKLASSDLALNEVVVTAFGLERDKKALGYATQSVDGKSLTEARPTNVANSLSGRVAGVQVTGNSMPGSGAQIVIRGSSSVAGNNQPLVVVDGVPLEQTSSRQYGNGLSEISPDNIKEMNILKGATAAALYGSRAANGVIMITTKNGSDTKGLGIEFNSNMTFDNPLVKPDFQNTYGGGAGYRTWYVDGRNGFDADGIRGTAGVDESWGAPMDGRMVPLWYSAPERVALLPQPNNWEEFWETGQSISNSVALSGGNEQGSFRVAIGRLDQTSIMADNDYFRNNFKLNTSYKFIPELQMSVNAEYIKSGSDNRGFTGSQDFIWAHRHTEYDKLKNWEDYYEIQRLTFRDGDDYPYANWQHEYFSNPFYNQKYLPNSNEKDRLVGSVALSYDLGENFNIMARTGTDYWTDTRININRAESTKNNVKRFGAYSENVYSSQETNSDIIITFDKDITPRLSLKVQGGAINRVNNYKSTSVSVGELTIDGLYNLGNYASPVTPSSTIREQVVNSVFGSAQFGFNNYLFLDVTGRNDWSSTLPTSDNSFFYPSAALSAVLTDIFDVQSGWLSFAKVRASLAQVGNDADPYLLNQVYSSEGLWAGTTPTYSESNEIANRNLKPEITTGKEVGVDLRFFEGRVGVDFTYYHQSTVNQILAVSISTASGYSSQILNAGEITNQGVELTINATPFNTASGFSWYTALNFSRNRNQVVELAEGLENYILGSQNSLTSEARVGQPYGSLYGRRYLRSPEGELIYNNGLPVLEEGTFIVGNIQPDWLGGWTNSFAYKGIELNTLIDVKMGGDIFDVGTGLARKTGQYIETEAGREEGVIGNGVMNIGTAEDPVYVPNDVIANATTFWNSQNPRTYHESGIFDGTYVKLRELSLGYVFPKNFLGNSFIQSMKLSFVGRNLAILYKNHPHMDPEVDMKGGNAQGFAYGQMPTTRSLGFNLNVTF
- a CDS encoding pyridoxal phosphate-dependent aminotransferase, with amino-acid sequence MNHTFNRRTWIKSSLMAMGSMALAPAFASAKNKSMAVYQPESILNEHIPAFNFDEARLVAKLNANENPYGPSPKVIKAISDSISLGNRYGHGEARELLTMIAEKEGVSPDHIMLSPGSSDILEKVAFVQFMNGGNVVSADPSYMSLMNTAQKLGATWKPTLLTKDFQHDLDAMEAAVDSETNLVYICNPNNPTGSITDATKLRAFCSKVSEKTPVFIDEAYLEFLDNPEKSSMVGLVAEGKDVIIARTFSKIHGMAGLRIGYMVAQPERIESITSKVRSTMGLCVTSLNGAIASLKEESFLSSCRDMNTACREYTKGEIAAMGYDIIPSHTSFMIFPLRMEGQPFMKGMYDSGVGIRVFNIDNKPWCRVSMGTKEEMEIFVDAFKKVTA
- a CDS encoding SusD/RagB family nutrient-binding outer membrane lipoprotein, which encodes MKRIYQYTTAILLLTFGTMTSCTKDFEEINTDPNNPVSISPSLLLPNAIQTVVDRYWGHSTRYQRLNIDAAMCWIQHLSRNIYINAEGDSYEIPLTISSGTWNSIYNESLINFERVKTLSAPGSSFENANYQGIAMTMQSFAFAYLTDVFGPIPYTEALQGTGEEPINSPKYDSQEEIYAGILNELMEANDLLSTDGPTVEGDILFNGDIMKWKRFANSLTLRIANRQASQKPAESRAIMAQILGDPSKYPVFENVEQAAELHHFDVIGSRNKMFDVFSTRSDWNISSTLIDKLLELDDERITVYAQPLEDGSYAGLPNGLTDAAAGTYNASRIGLKYLDPTAPSVLMTYAELEFIKAEAALDGDIEGDAAEYLESAIKASFRQQGLIMPDDYMSRIGGVTKESIMTQKWIALFGQGVEAWNEYRRTGYPVMPPPNPNAVFSNEGVLPTRIEYPSSEYSLNKTNLDEGISKLGGSDNMRTPLWWVE